In one window of Frigoriglobus tundricola DNA:
- a CDS encoding RNA polymerase sigma factor, which yields MSVAAVRRVLCRLGPDHPPTDAELVAAIAPGGADRETAFGELVGRYGPMVLGVCRRVLSDAHAAEDAFQAVFIVLARKAGTIRPPGAVAGWLHGVAVRTARKAKTAAARRRRHEMVALVSADSERTGRVTESPAAQLDRSELRAIIDAELAALPETHRAAVVLCDLHGRTRAEAAAELNRAEGTVASWLARGRRRSRPGCWRAAG from the coding sequence ATGTCTGTCGCTGCCGTCCGCCGCGTGCTTTGTCGACTCGGGCCGGACCACCCGCCGACCGACGCCGAACTGGTAGCCGCGATCGCGCCCGGCGGGGCCGACCGCGAAACCGCATTCGGAGAGCTGGTGGGCCGGTACGGGCCGATGGTCCTGGGCGTGTGCCGCCGGGTCCTGTCCGACGCGCACGCCGCCGAGGACGCGTTCCAGGCTGTGTTCATCGTCCTCGCCCGGAAGGCCGGCACGATCCGCCCGCCCGGAGCGGTAGCCGGTTGGCTCCACGGCGTCGCGGTCCGCACGGCCCGAAAAGCGAAGACGGCCGCCGCCCGGCGGCGGAGGCACGAAATGGTTGCCCTCGTTTCGGCGGACAGCGAGCGGACGGGCCGGGTGACGGAGTCCCCGGCCGCGCAACTCGACCGCTCAGAACTCCGGGCGATCATCGACGCCGAACTCGCCGCGCTGCCCGAGACGCACCGGGCCGCGGTCGTGCTGTGCGACCTGCACGGTAGGACGCGGGCCGAAGCTGCGGCCGAGCTGAACCGGGCGGAGGGCACGGTCGCGTCGTGGCTCGCACGCGGGCGCAGGCGCTCGCGGCCCGGCTGCTGGCGCGCCGCGGGGTGA
- a CDS encoding serine/threonine-protein kinase, which yields MSEHTQRCPPPDGPSSDTAFLPPAPDPPSLTRASEYVPERPVVTLSVELPGFEILSELGRGGMGVVYKARQRSLNRLVALKVILGGPLASIEDKARFRIEAEAAARLHHPNIVQVFDVGECAGFSYIALELVEGDNLRKWQGGQPVEPQLAARLVSAVARGVQHAHEQGIVHRDLKPANILLAPVPDANPDSGGGSESRAGALPSGSLSRAPSGARGPLPVAPKVTDFGLAKPLEGGTDLTLTGVACGTPNYMAPEQVRGKASGLAVDVYGLGAVLFELLAGRPPFVGADAAEVLIRILRTQPAGVRKFVRGVPRDLEVIVAKCLEKDPARRYPSARDVADDLERYLAGKPIAARPVGPAERAWRWVKRNPVVAGFLVVSTFGCALTGALALALARSGSDQRGARAAAESARADAEVARELAKAEAAHAVAQRAEADSARARSEAHLRIAREVIRASFGELSGHPRFEDEDFRHARQTLIAQVRPVPRCGGPATPNAPEWLDDITGVSHWLGFLEYLNGNQAGAAAEYRTAAAAAGRWAQLEPQRPEPRARQVDALVNAGNALFNSGQFDASEACYRDAATIMDAVVAERPESASFRQQAVHARGQLAHVLRATNRPERAEESARQELDRATDLVRVCGDAVDNLRPLAAANASLAGALELRQKWDEADRHFVEAIATRDRVRKAAVGPRYAVDYASAVLAHANFLNARGHHDRAADAFLEAVAALEKAQASVPDVNLHCVDLAFGWAQHGEFLRGRSQFAEAERRFTQALELANTVTRRAPGYRLAREAAVTAGASRAHVYNATGRHREAAAEWQRLAAEDPDPNRRTQHELFVLQSHLFAADWKAAATGADALMKADQPAWMWVDLGRVWCLAARQIEADVCLMPADRTRESEAVVAKAVVCLERARKLKHFEAVDRAQWVTGNDDFAPVRGKFDPAKK from the coding sequence ATGTCCGAACACACTCAGCGCTGCCCGCCCCCGGACGGGCCGTCTTCCGACACGGCGTTTTTGCCCCCGGCCCCCGATCCGCCCTCGTTGACGCGAGCGAGCGAGTACGTACCCGAACGCCCGGTCGTAACTCTTTCCGTTGAATTGCCCGGCTTCGAGATCCTCAGCGAACTCGGCCGCGGGGGGATGGGCGTCGTGTACAAGGCCCGGCAGCGGAGCCTGAACCGCCTCGTCGCGCTGAAAGTCATTCTCGGCGGCCCGCTCGCCAGTATCGAGGACAAGGCCCGGTTCCGCATCGAGGCGGAAGCGGCGGCCCGCCTCCACCACCCGAACATCGTTCAGGTCTTCGACGTCGGCGAGTGCGCCGGCTTCTCCTACATCGCGCTCGAGCTGGTCGAGGGCGACAACCTCCGGAAATGGCAGGGCGGGCAGCCGGTCGAACCGCAACTGGCCGCGCGGCTGGTCTCCGCGGTCGCGCGGGGCGTTCAGCACGCGCACGAACAGGGCATCGTTCACCGCGACCTCAAGCCCGCGAACATCCTCCTCGCGCCGGTGCCCGACGCGAACCCGGACTCCGGCGGCGGATCCGAGTCCCGGGCCGGCGCGCTGCCGAGCGGTTCCCTGTCCCGCGCGCCCTCGGGGGCACGGGGGCCGCTCCCCGTCGCGCCGAAAGTGACCGACTTCGGGCTGGCGAAGCCGCTGGAGGGCGGCACCGACCTGACCCTCACCGGCGTGGCGTGTGGCACGCCGAATTACATGGCGCCCGAGCAGGTGCGCGGGAAGGCGTCCGGCCTTGCCGTGGACGTGTACGGGCTCGGCGCGGTCCTGTTCGAGTTGCTCGCCGGCCGCCCGCCGTTCGTCGGGGCGGACGCGGCCGAGGTGCTGATCCGGATCCTCCGCACCCAGCCGGCGGGGGTGCGGAAGTTCGTGCGCGGGGTGCCCCGCGACCTGGAAGTCATCGTCGCCAAATGCCTGGAGAAGGACCCGGCGCGCCGCTACCCGAGCGCCCGGGACGTCGCCGACGACCTCGAGCGGTACCTGGCCGGCAAGCCGATCGCCGCTCGCCCCGTCGGGCCCGCGGAACGGGCGTGGCGCTGGGTGAAGCGGAACCCGGTCGTCGCCGGGTTCCTGGTCGTTTCCACCTTCGGCTGCGCCCTCACGGGCGCGTTGGCACTGGCACTGGCGCGGTCCGGTTCCGATCAGCGCGGCGCGCGGGCCGCGGCGGAGTCGGCCCGCGCGGACGCCGAGGTCGCACGCGAGTTGGCCAAAGCCGAGGCCGCTCACGCCGTCGCGCAGCGAGCGGAGGCCGATTCCGCGCGGGCGCGCTCCGAGGCCCACCTGCGGATCGCCCGTGAGGTCATCCGCGCGAGCTTCGGCGAGCTGTCGGGGCACCCCCGGTTCGAGGACGAAGACTTCCGCCACGCCCGGCAGACGCTCATCGCTCAGGTGCGCCCGGTTCCGCGATGCGGTGGCCCAGCAACCCCGAACGCCCCCGAGTGGCTGGACGACATCACCGGCGTGTCGCACTGGCTCGGCTTCCTGGAGTACCTGAACGGGAACCAGGCCGGTGCCGCGGCCGAGTACCGCACGGCCGCGGCGGCGGCGGGCCGCTGGGCGCAACTGGAGCCCCAGCGGCCGGAACCCCGCGCGCGCCAAGTGGACGCACTGGTGAACGCCGGCAACGCGCTCTTCAACAGCGGCCAGTTCGACGCGTCCGAGGCGTGCTACCGGGACGCCGCGACGATCATGGACGCGGTTGTCGCCGAGCGGCCCGAAAGCGCCTCGTTCCGGCAGCAGGCGGTCCACGCCCGCGGCCAACTCGCGCACGTCCTCCGCGCGACCAACCGGCCCGAGAGGGCCGAGGAGTCCGCGAGGCAGGAACTGGACCGGGCCACCGACCTGGTGCGTGTGTGCGGGGACGCGGTCGACAACCTCCGCCCCCTCGCAGCAGCAAACGCGAGCCTCGCGGGTGCGCTGGAGCTGCGCCAGAAGTGGGACGAGGCCGACCGTCATTTCGTGGAAGCGATCGCAACTCGGGACCGCGTGCGGAAGGCGGCCGTGGGGCCGCGCTACGCCGTCGACTACGCCTCGGCCGTTCTCGCGCACGCGAACTTTCTGAACGCGCGCGGCCACCACGACCGCGCGGCCGACGCGTTTCTGGAAGCCGTTGCCGCGCTCGAAAAGGCTCAGGCGTCGGTGCCGGACGTGAACCTCCACTGCGTCGATCTGGCGTTCGGCTGGGCGCAACACGGGGAGTTCCTGCGCGGCCGGTCGCAGTTCGCCGAGGCCGAGCGCCGGTTCACTCAGGCGCTGGAACTGGCCAACACCGTGACCCGGCGCGCGCCGGGCTACCGGCTGGCGCGCGAAGCCGCCGTGACCGCCGGCGCGAGCCGCGCCCATGTTTACAACGCGACCGGCCGGCACCGCGAAGCCGCCGCCGAGTGGCAGCGCCTCGCGGCCGAAGACCCGGACCCGAACCGCCGCACACAGCACGAGCTGTTCGTCCTCCAGTCGCACCTGTTCGCGGCCGACTGGAAGGCCGCCGCGACCGGTGCGGACGCGCTCATGAAGGCGGA